The proteins below come from a single Macrobrachium rosenbergii isolate ZJJX-2024 chromosome 50, ASM4041242v1, whole genome shotgun sequence genomic window:
- the LOC136832709 gene encoding protein mono-ADP-ribosyltransferase PARP3-like, with amino-acid sequence MARGKAAARKPKTKKHKAEDDTSSEPPAKLKREDSDNSKIRKAISEASKNTETKAKKYKVDTVLMGSIAKGEIYEDYTCMLNQTNIGHNNNKFYIIQVVKDGKKFICFTRWGRVGETGQNSIDYQDNAEAAIKAFKKKFKDKTKNDWDSRTDFTPHTGKYTLIEIDEDGDDIEEDDTDVVDSGVKRELVVSQDGCHLPYRTQIMIKLLFSDDMFISQMSSMKLDVKKMPLGKLSKTQINKGLETLLDIEEAIKNNKSRKVLMDLSSKFYTLVPHNFGRMIPPVLEDAAVVKEKKEVMLTLSDIELTQTLQKEEANSSINPILEKYQMLDCELEYVNKNDSEFKIIEEYAKACPNTRKGPLLDVWRLDRKGERDRFSAHEDIKHRKLLWHGTNVAVVAAILKAGLRIMPHSGGLVGRGIYFASEHAKSSWYVCPHYGSFEGEDTVGFMFLVEVALGKEHSITQCDGSLTKAPNGYDSIVARGQSEPDPKKDTVIELEGKNVTVPIGKPVPQKQWKNSGFSQSEYLVYKESQARLRYLLKFSFA; translated from the exons atggcTCGTGGAAAGGCTGCTGCCAGAAAACCCAAAACAAAGAAGCATAAGGCCGAGGACGATACCTCTAG TGAGCCTCCAGCAAAACTGAAGCGCGAAGACAGTGACAACTCCAAAATCAGGAAGGCCATTTCTGAAGCCAGCAAGAACACTGAAACTAAAGCTAAAAAGTATAAAGTGGACACGGTGCTTATGGGATCCATTGCAAAA ggAGAGATCTATGAAGACTACACATGTATGCTAAACCAAACAAACATTgggcacaacaacaacaaattctaCATCATACAGGTCGTCAAGGATGGAAAGAAATTCATATGTTTTACCCGCTGGGGACGTGTG GGTGAAACTGGGCAGAACAGCATAGATTACCAAGATAACGCAGAAGCCGCAATCAAGGCgttcaagaaaaaattcaagGACAAGACCAAGAACGACTGGGATAGCAGGACAGATTTCACTCCTCATACGGGGAAATACACCTTGATAGAAATTG atgaagatggtgatgatatCGAAGAGGATGACACAGACGTCGTCGATTCAGGTGTGAAGAGAGAACTAGTTGTATCACAAGATGGCTGTCATTTACCCTACAGGACACAAATCATGATTAAATTGTTGTTCTCGGATGACATGTTTATAAGCCAAATGTCTTCTATGAAGTTAG ATGTAAAGAAAATGCCCCTTGGTAAATTAAGCAAGACACAAATTAACAAAGGCCTTGAAACATTACTGGATATTGAAGAGGCCATTAAAAACAATAAG tctcgTAAAGTGTTGATGGATTTGTcatccaagttttacaccttagTGCCTCATAATTTTGGTCGGATGATACCTCCAGTGTTGGAAGATGCTGCAGttgtcaaagaaaagaaagaagtgatGTTAACTTTGAGTGATATTGAACTCACTCAGacactacagaaagaagag gCCAATTCAAGTATTAACCCAATACTTGAGAAATACCAGATGCTGGACTGTGAACTTGAATATGTTAATAAGAATGATTCAGAGTTCAAG ATAATAGAAGAATATGCAAAAGCATGTCCAAATACCAGAAAGGGGCCATTACTTGATGTGTGGAGACTTGATCGTAAAGGAGAAAGGGACAG GTTCAGTGCACATGAGGATATTAAGCACCGTAAATTGTTGTGGCATGGCACTAATGTTGCTGTGGTAGCAGCTATTTTGAAAGCTGGTCTAAGAATTATGCCCCACTCTGGCGGGCTGGTTGGTCGTGGCATCTATTTTGCATCTGAGCACGCAAAAAGCTCTTGGTATG TTTGCCCTCATTATGGGTCATTTGAAGGCGAGGACACGGTAGGATTCATGTTTCTTGTTGAGGTTGCTTTAGGAAAAGAGCATAGCATAACTCAGTGTGATGGCAGTCTCACCAAGGCACCAAATGGCTATGACAGTATTGTAGCCCGAGGACAAAGTGAGCCAG aTCCAAAGAAAGATACAGTCATTGAATTAGAAGGAAAGAATGTTACTGTACCAATTGGGAAGCCTGTTCCTCAGAAGCAGTGGAAAAATAGTGGTTTTTCTCAGAGTGAATATCTCGTGTATAAAGAAAGTCAAGCACGCTTAAGGTACCTTTTGAAGTTTTCCTTTGCTTAG